The DNA window CAGGTCTCCGTCTTTTACTTCTGCACCGACCCGGATGATTCCGCGTTCGTCAAGGTTGCGCAATGCGTCTTCCCCGACGTTAGGAATATCGCGAGTGATTTCTTCAGGTCCAAGTTTGGTATCGCGTGATTCTGACTCGTATTCTTCAATGTGGATGGATGTGTAGACATCATCTTTCACAAGACGTTCGCTCATGATGATGGCATCTTCATAGTTGTATCCATCCCAAGTCATGAATCCGACCATAACGTTGCGGCCTAGAGCCAATTCACCTTTTTCCATGGATGGACCGTCAGCAAGGATTTCACCTTTTGTCACACGGTTTCCTACAGCAACGATTGGACGCTGGTTGTAGCAAGTACCCTGATTGGAACGGATGAATTTTTGCATACGGTATTTATCAAGATCGCCTTTTACTTCCTGGCCATCTACTTCTTTGATGCGGCGAACCCAAACTTCACGGGATTCAACATGTTCAACGATTCCTTCGTGTTTGCAGATTACTGCTGCACCGGAGTCTTTTGCAGATACATATTCCATACCTGTACCGACGATTGGTGATTCAGGCTGCATGAGAGGTACAGCTTGGCGCTGCATGTTCGCTCCCATCAATGCACGGTTGGAGTCATCATTTTCTAAGAACGGGATACATGCAGTCGCAGCAGATACTACCTGCTTAGGAGATACATCCATGTAGTCGATGCGCTCTCTCTTGATAACTGTGTTTTCCCCTCTGAAACGAGCGATTACTTCTTCATCAAGGAATTGCCCGTTGTCGCCCAAGCGAGCATTCGCCTGTGCCACAACATAGTTATCTTCCTCATCTGCAGTCAAGTAATCAATATGGTTAGTCACGTCCCCTGTTTCAGGATCGACGCGGCGATATGGCGTTTCGATAAATCCGAAGCGGTTGACTTTCGCAAATGATGAAAGCGAGTTGATCAATCCGATGTTCGGACCCTCTGGAGTTTCAATCGGACACATGCGGCCATAATGGGAGTAATGGACGTCACGCACTTCGAATCCAGCACGCTCACGAGTCAAACCGCCTGGTCCCAATGCAGATAGACGACGTTTATGCGTCAATTCAGCAAGAGGGTTGGTTTGATCCATGAACTGCGACAACTGGGAACTTCCGAAGAATTCTTTAATTGACGCAATCACAGGTCTGATGTTGATCAGCTGCTGAGGCGTGATTGTGTTGGTATCTTGAATGGACATTCTTTCGCGTACCACACGCTCCATACGGGATAAACCGATACGGAATTGATTCTGAAGCAACTCACCGACAGAACGAAGACGTCTGTTTCCTAGATGGTCGATATCATCTGTATCCCCTACTTCATGAAGCAAGTTGAAGAAGTAGCTGATAGAAGAAATGATATCTGCAGGAGTGATGTTTTTGATTGCTTCTTCTACAAAAGCGTTGGCAATGACGTTGATGTCCTTTTCGCCTTCCTCATTCGGTGCGAAAATTTTAATAGATTGCAGGACAATATCCTCTTCTACCACTCCACCGTTTTGGCGGAAAGTCTTAAATCCAACTCCGCTTTCAAGCTGAGGAAGGATTTTATCCAGGGTACGGCGGTCAAGAAGAGTTCCTTTTTCTGCAATGATCTCGCCTGTTTCAGGATCTGCCAATGTTTCAGCAAGCTTCTGATTGAACAGACGATTTTTGATATGAAGCTTTTTATTGATTTTATAGCGACCAACATTCGCTAGATCATAGCGTTTCGGATCGAAAAAGCGGGAAACCAATAGGCTCTTCGCATTTTCAACTGTAGGCGGTTCGCCCGGGCGCAAACGCTCATAGATTTCGAGAAGCGCTTTTTCAGTGCTTTCCGTATTGTCTTTTTCCAGCGTGTTGCGAATATATTCATTATCACCAACTAAATCGATGATTTCCTGGTCGGAGCCGAATCCAAGTGCACGCAATAGAACCGTTACCGGCAATTTGCGCGTGCGGTCGATGCGTACGTATACGACATCCTTCGCATCTGTTTCGTACTCAAGCCAAGCACCGCGGTTCGGAATAACAGTCGCAGTGAATCCTTTTTTACCGTTCTTATCCAATTTACCGCTGTAATACACACTCGGAGAACGAACGAGCTGTGATACAATTACGCGTTCTGCCCCATTGATGACAAAAGTACCTGTTTCAGTCATCAGCGGGAAGTCACCCATAAATACATCTTGATCTTTTACTTCACCTGTTTCTTTGTTAACCAAACGTACCTTCACTCGAAGAGGCGCGGAGAATGTAACATCTCTTTCCTTTGATTCTTCAACTGAATACTTTGGCTCTCCAAGGGAATAGTCGATGAATTCCAAGGATAGGTTCCCTGTGAAATCTTCGATAGGAGAAATGTCGTGGAACATTTCTTTCAATCCCTCATCTAGAAACCATTGATAGGAAGATGTTTGGATTTCAATAAGGTTTGGAAGCTCCAAAACCTCACTGATACGCGCAAAACTTCTGCGTTGGCGGTGTCGTCCATACTGAACAAGTTGACCTGTCAACTGATTCACCCCTCAAATCAAGCGTTTTGATTGCGTCTATAATGCCTATTGACAAGGAAAAGCCCTTCCTCAACAGACAAAAAGAAAAAGGGTTTTTTATTAAAAACCACATTTTCACATGACGAGCTATTATTTTATAATACTTTCCAATCTATCCAAATTTTATACAATCTATGTATGAAATAGATAGAATTCCGGAAAATAATATATTGGCATTTTATAATGCTAACATAGCCTAAATTAGCAGTCAATATTTTTTTGCTCTAATGATAAAATAACCCTTGCTTTTTTCTACAATATCTACTTCGGTAAATAATCCTTCTAATTTCGCCTTTGCACTTGGCGCCCCCTGCTTTTTTTGGATGACCACCCAAAGCTCTCCATTGTCAGCTAAAACCTTATGGCTCTGCTCAAAAATATCGTGCACCACTGTTTTTCCGGCACGGATAGGGGGATTGGTGATGACTGCAGCGAACCCTGATTCCTTCACGCCTATCAGACGATCACTTTCATAGATCCGAACATTCTCAACGTGATTCGCTTTCGCATTTTCCTCTGCAAGAGAGAGTGCACGCTGGTTAACATCTATCATATGAACTGTCCGCTCCGGCTCGCTTTTTGCAATACTCAGCCCGATGGGACCATAACCGCAGCCGACATCAAGGATAGGACCTTTCGTGTCCGGAGTTTCAAACGTTTCTATCAAAAGCCTTGAACCAAAGTCCACTTCGCTTTTCGAAAAGACTCCGGTATCGGTCTTAAAGCGGAACGTGTGATTTTTCAACCGAAACTCCCAATACTGAGGTTCACTTTTTACTTCAGGTGTTCGGGAATAATAATGATTTGACATTCAAATCACCTCCTAAAGGAGACTGTCAGCAGAGAAAAGTTGAGGATTTATTTTAAAGAAGAAAAAAGCCCGCTTAGCAAGCGAGCTTTTCATTTACAAGAAGATTACTTAACTTCAACAACGGCTCCAACTTCTTCAAGCTTGCCTTTAAGTTCTTCAGCTTCTTCTTTAGCGATGCCTTCTTTAAGAGCTTTAGGAGTGTTATCAACAAGTTCTTTCGCTTCTTTAAGACCAAGGCCTGTGATTTCGCGAACAACTTTGATAACTTTGATTTTTTGTGCACCAGCTTCAGTTAGTACAACATCAAATTCAGTTTTTTCAGCTGCAGCGTCTCCACCAGCAGCTCCACCCATCATTGCTACAGGAGCAGCAGCAGTTACACCAAATTCTTCTTCAATTGCTTTTACAAGATCGTTAAGATCAAGAACTGTCATTTCTTTGATCGCTTCGATGATTTGTTCTTTAGTCATGATATATTTCCTCCTTAATTTTTACATTAATAGTATTGTTTTTTTGCCTGTAATCAGGCGAACGCTGTATTAAGCGCCTTGTTCTTCTTTTTGTTCTGCCACTGCTTTAGCAGCAAGGGCAAAGTTGCGCATAGGTGCTTGAAGTACGCTAAGCAACATAGAAAGCAAGCCTTCGCGAGATGGTAGTTCTGCAAGTGCTTTGATTTCTTCAACAGTTGCAATGTTTCCTTCGATGACACCAGCTTTGATTTCCAAAGCTTCATGCTTTTTAGCAAAGTCGTTAAGAACTTTCGCAGGAGCTACGACATCTTCAGTACTGAACGCGATTGCGTTAGGACCTGTAAGAGCGTCATTCAACCCACTAAGTTCTGCTGCATCAGCCGCACGGCGAGTCATCGTGTTTTTGTACACTTTGAACTCGATTCCAGCTTCACGAAGCTGCTTACGAAGTTCTGTCACCTCTGCAACGCTCAATCCACGGTAGTCAACTACGATAGTAGACACACTGGATTTGAATTTCTCAGAGATTTCGTTTACTAGTTGTTTCTTTTGTTCTAAAACGCTGCTCATCCTTACACCTCCTGTAGATTTGTCAGCAGCTGCAGCAAATGCCGCATCTGCTTCTACTTACTAGATGAACATTCATACCGACAATAATAAAGCCTCCACATCTGAAAGTAGACATGGAGGCGCAATATCGAATAGCGAACGCTAAACGTTATATATATCGCGATTACCTCGGCAGGAAATTAAGCTTTTAAGAGCTCCTGCTGTCTACGGTATAAATGTTTTCTATTTATACAACAAAACACATTTTACTAGATGCATTTTGTAAAGTCAACTCTTTTTTTACTTCGCTGCGAAAGAAGAAGGATCAACTTTTACACCAGGGCCCATTGTAGTAGTTACAGTAAGATTCTTCATGTAAGTACCTTTAGCCGCAGATGGCTTAGCTTTAAGCATAGTATCGAAGATTGTTGTAAAGTTTTCAACCAGCTTGTTGTCTTCGAAAGACACTTTACCGATTGGAACATGAACGTTACCGGATTTATCAACACGGTATTCTACTTTACCAGCTTTGATTTCGTTGACAGCTTTTTCTACATCGAAAGTAACTGTGCCAGTTTTAGGGTTTGGCATTAAACCTTTTGGTCCCAATACGCGACCGATTTTACCAACTTCACCCATCATGTCAGGAGTTGCAACGATTACGTCGAACTCGAACCAACCTTGTTGGATCTTAGTGATGTAATCAGCATCGCCTACGTAGTCAGCTCCAGCAGCTTCTGCTTCTTTCGCTTTTTCACCTTTAGCAAATACCAATACGCGTTGTGTTTTACCAGTACCGTTCGGAAGAACGACTGCACCACGGATTTGTTGGTCAGCTTTCTTAGGATCTACGCCAAGACGGAATGCAACTTCTACAGATGCATCGAATTTAGTGAAGTTAGCTTTTTTAGCCAACTCGATAGCTTCTTCAACAGAATAAGCTTTTGTACGGTCTACTAATTTTACAGCTTCAAGATATTTTTTACCTTTTTTCGCCATGATAAACTTCCTCCTTGATTGTGGTTTTAGCGGAATGACCTCCCACGAATAAAGGTTGCGGGTGAAGAGCTTTCAACCTCGCAACCTTGTCCAACTGAAACAATTCATTTACATGGATTAGTCTTCGATGACGATACCCATGCTGCGTGCAGTACCTTCGACCATGCGCATTGCTGATTCAACACTTGCAGCATTCAGGTCAGGCATTTTTGTTTCAGCAATCTCACGTACCTTGTCACGTTTGACTGTTGCAACCTTTTTACGGTTAGGTTCTCCAGAACCTGACTCGATGCCAGCCGCTTTCTTTAAAAGAACAGCTGCAGGCGGAGTCTTCGTAATGAATGTAAATGAACGGTCTTCAAATACCGTGATTTCAACTGGAATGATTAAGCCAGCTTGATCTGCTGTACGAGCGTTGAATTCTTTACAGAATCCCATGATGTTAACACCAGCTTGACCCAATGCAGGTCCAACAGGTGGTGCAGGGTTCGCTTTACCAGCAGGAATTTGCAATTTAACAAGTTTAATTACTTTTTTAGCCACGAGACACACCTCCTTAAGTCCGTGATGTGGTAATAGGGCTCTGGCCCTCCCACTCATATAGATGTCTTTATGATTATAAAGTACTTCAACATATGTTCAGTCTCTCAGATTGAGACATACTGACCTTTGAAATATTATCATTTATCCAGAAATATTTCAAGTTGTTTTCCATTATAATTTATCAACTTGTATAAAATCAAGCTCAACCGGCGTTTCCCGGCCAAACATATTGACCATGACTTTGACTTTTCCTTTGTCGCGGTCGATCTCTTCGACAGTACCTGTGAAGTTCGCAAATGGACCTTCTTTGACAGATACAGTCTCGCCCAATGTGTAGGAGACATCCACTCGCTTTTCTTCCATTCCCATATGTTTAAGGATTGTCACAACTTCCTCAGGAAGAAGCGGAGTCGGCTTCGATCCGGAACCGGAAGAACCAACGAATCCTGTAACACCAGGCGTGTTCCGTACAACATACCATGAATCATCCGTCATGATGATTTCTACAAGCACGTAGCCAGGGAATACTTTCCTTTTTACCACTTTTTTCTTTCCGTTCTTGATATCAGTTTCTTCCTCTTCAGGTACGATCACACGAAAAATCTTATCTTGCATCCCCATTGTTTCGACACGCTTCTCCAGGTTTGCTTTAACTTTATTTTCGTATCCTGAATACGTATGGACAACATACCAATTCTTTTCCATTCTGCAGGACTATGCGTCCTTCCCTCCCTAAAAAAAATATAGTCAGCGGATTCCGCTGCTGTTTTTAAACCAAAATTAAAAAACCCGCAGGACGGGTTTTTGAAAGAAAAATTCTTATCTACCCCCATTATACCATGAGGGAATAGAAGTTATTCAAAGTAACCTTAAAAATTTCTTCTCTACTATGATACTATTCTAAAATGAGTCGGACAAGCTTAGAAATTCCTAAATCTACAACAGCAAAGAATAAAGTAAGAAAAATGACAGTTGCAAACACTGTGACCGTATAGCCTGTTAGTTCTTTTCTTTTTGGCCAGCTGACCTTTCTCATTTCGGATGTAACATTGCGGAAGAATTGCGTTATGCTAGACATTTGTGTGACCTCCAACTCGTAAAATCGGCGATTTATCTCAAAGGGACCTACTTTGTTTCCTTATGGATGGTGTGGTCATTGCAGGTTTTGCAAAACTTCCTCAATTCCAACCTATCTCCGCTTGGCGCTTTATGATTAGTAGAATAGTTGCGGGAACTGCAAACAGAACATGCCAATACGACCTTTTTACTCATAATTACCACCTAATTCACTGCATCTTTTCATCCATAAAACAATAACATGCAATAGAGAGTGTGTCAATACGAACCCCATTTTTTTACAGACTGAATTCCCTTACTTCTAAATACCGTTCTAATTTTCTTTTCACCCTTTGAAGGGCATTATCAATAGATTTCACATGGCGATTGAGTTCTTCTGAAATTTCCTGATAGGACTGCCCGTCCAGATAAAGGGCTAGGACCTTTCTTTCAAGGTCGCTGAGCAGTTCAGTCATTTTATCCTCGATATTGTCGAATTCTTCGCGGTTAATGATTAATTCTTCAGGATTCATGACCTTCGTCCCCGAAATGACATCCATAAGGGTCCTGT is part of the Falsibacillus pallidus genome and encodes:
- the rpoB gene encoding DNA-directed RNA polymerase subunit beta, with product MTGQLVQYGRHRQRRSFARISEVLELPNLIEIQTSSYQWFLDEGLKEMFHDISPIEDFTGNLSLEFIDYSLGEPKYSVEESKERDVTFSAPLRVKVRLVNKETGEVKDQDVFMGDFPLMTETGTFVINGAERVIVSQLVRSPSVYYSGKLDKNGKKGFTATVIPNRGAWLEYETDAKDVVYVRIDRTRKLPVTVLLRALGFGSDQEIIDLVGDNEYIRNTLEKDNTESTEKALLEIYERLRPGEPPTVENAKSLLVSRFFDPKRYDLANVGRYKINKKLHIKNRLFNQKLAETLADPETGEIIAEKGTLLDRRTLDKILPQLESGVGFKTFRQNGGVVEEDIVLQSIKIFAPNEEGEKDINVIANAFVEEAIKNITPADIISSISYFFNLLHEVGDTDDIDHLGNRRLRSVGELLQNQFRIGLSRMERVVRERMSIQDTNTITPQQLINIRPVIASIKEFFGSSQLSQFMDQTNPLAELTHKRRLSALGPGGLTRERAGFEVRDVHYSHYGRMCPIETPEGPNIGLINSLSSFAKVNRFGFIETPYRRVDPETGDVTNHIDYLTADEEDNYVVAQANARLGDNGQFLDEEVIARFRGENTVIKRERIDYMDVSPKQVVSAATACIPFLENDDSNRALMGANMQRQAVPLMQPESPIVGTGMEYVSAKDSGAAVICKHEGIVEHVESREVWVRRIKEVDGQEVKGDLDKYRMQKFIRSNQGTCYNQRPIVAVGNRVTKGEILADGPSMEKGELALGRNVMVGFMTWDGYNYEDAIIMSERLVKDDVYTSIHIEEYESESRDTKLGPEEITRDIPNVGEDALRNLDERGIIRVGAEVKDGDLLVGKVTPKGVTELTAEERLLHAIFGEKAREVRDTSLRVPHGGEGIILDVKVFNREDGDELPPGVNQLVRVYIVQKRKISEGDKMAGRHGNKGVISRILPEEDMPYLPDGTPIDIMLNPLGVPSRMNIGQVLELHLGMAARTLGIHVASPVFDGAREEDVWSTIEEAGMARDAKTILYDGRTGEPFDNRVSVGIMYMIKLAHMVDDKLHARSTGPYSLVTQQPLGGKAQFGGQRFGEMEVWALEAYGAAYTLQEILTVKSDDVVGRVKTYEAIVKGENVPEPGVPESFKVLIKELQSLGMDVKILSGDEEEIEMRDMEDEEEQQQADTLNIAPDSKKEESEIVGSKE
- a CDS encoding class I SAM-dependent methyltransferase produces the protein MSNHYYSRTPEVKSEPQYWEFRLKNHTFRFKTDTGVFSKSEVDFGSRLLIETFETPDTKGPILDVGCGYGPIGLSIAKSEPERTVHMIDVNQRALSLAEENAKANHVENVRIYESDRLIGVKESGFAAVITNPPIRAGKTVVHDIFEQSHKVLADNGELWVVIQKKQGAPSAKAKLEGLFTEVDIVEKSKGYFIIRAKKY
- the rplL gene encoding 50S ribosomal protein L7/L12, whose product is MTKEQIIEAIKEMTVLDLNDLVKAIEEEFGVTAAAPVAMMGGAAGGDAAAEKTEFDVVLTEAGAQKIKVIKVVREITGLGLKEAKELVDNTPKALKEGIAKEEAEELKGKLEEVGAVVEVK
- the rplJ gene encoding 50S ribosomal protein L10 — encoded protein: MSSVLEQKKQLVNEISEKFKSSVSTIVVDYRGLSVAEVTELRKQLREAGIEFKVYKNTMTRRAADAAELSGLNDALTGPNAIAFSTEDVVAPAKVLNDFAKKHEALEIKAGVIEGNIATVEEIKALAELPSREGLLSMLLSVLQAPMRNFALAAKAVAEQKEEQGA
- the rplA gene encoding 50S ribosomal protein L1, with the translated sequence MAKKGKKYLEAVKLVDRTKAYSVEEAIELAKKANFTKFDASVEVAFRLGVDPKKADQQIRGAVVLPNGTGKTQRVLVFAKGEKAKEAEAAGADYVGDADYITKIQQGWFEFDVIVATPDMMGEVGKIGRVLGPKGLMPNPKTGTVTFDVEKAVNEIKAGKVEYRVDKSGNVHVPIGKVSFEDNKLVENFTTIFDTMLKAKPSAAKGTYMKNLTVTTTMGPGVKVDPSSFAAK
- the rplK gene encoding 50S ribosomal protein L11, producing the protein MAKKVIKLVKLQIPAGKANPAPPVGPALGQAGVNIMGFCKEFNARTADQAGLIIPVEITVFEDRSFTFITKTPPAAVLLKKAAGIESGSGEPNRKKVATVKRDKVREIAETKMPDLNAASVESAMRMVEGTARSMGIVIED
- the nusG gene encoding transcription termination/antitermination protein NusG, giving the protein MEKNWYVVHTYSGYENKVKANLEKRVETMGMQDKIFRVIVPEEEETDIKNGKKKVVKRKVFPGYVLVEIIMTDDSWYVVRNTPGVTGFVGSSGSGSKPTPLLPEEVVTILKHMGMEEKRVDVSYTLGETVSVKEGPFANFTGTVEEIDRDKGKVKVMVNMFGRETPVELDFIQVDKL
- the secE gene encoding preprotein translocase subunit SecE — protein: MSSITQFFRNVTSEMRKVSWPKRKELTGYTVTVFATVIFLTLFFAVVDLGISKLVRLILE
- the rpmG gene encoding 50S ribosomal protein L33; the protein is MSKKVVLACSVCSSRNYSTNHKAPSGDRLELRKFCKTCNDHTIHKETK